TGGCGGTGATCGGGGCGGTTGCACCGGCCGCGCCCCGCGTGCCGAACTCCGAGCGGCGCGGCGCGTCAGATTCCGCGGGCGCGATGGATATGACGCCATGGAGCGGAGTCAGGGTCGCGTCTGTTGGCGTTGCCGCGGCCGCCATCCTGCTCTACTACGCATTCTGGCGCCTCTCACGCTAGGCCCGGATTGTTCGAGATGAAATTCGCCGGCAGAAAAAAATCCAGGAGCAATGACCCGGACCGGGAGATCATGTCGCTTCAAATGTACATGCCGGACGAGAATACGCGTGTCTTCAACTTCAACGGGCGCAAGCTCGTCTCGATTCTTGGACGCGATTCGTTTCCCGGGGAGCGGTTCCTGAAGCTGGAAACCAAGGCGATCGAGTATGCGAGCCGCCAGCCCCTGACATCGGCGCTGCTGCCATGCCGGCTCGGCTACTATCCCAACGCGCGAGGGCAGAAGGTTTCCCGGCCGGATGGAGACTGGGCCTTCACGCTCCTGTACTGCCTCGATGGGGCGGGTGATTTGCAGCTCAGGGACGCAAGGTATCGCCTGACGCGCGGCATGATCGCCCTGCTGCGTCCGTTCGAGTTTCATTCCTACGAGGCGGACGCGACCAACCCGTGGTCGTACTATTGGATTCATTTCAACGGCAGCATGGCCCAGCAGTACTATGACCTGCTCTGCGCCAGCGGCAGGCGCTGCTGCCTGAGCCTCGAGCCCGGAGTCAGCTTCGTCCAGACATTCGAGAAGATTCTCGGCATCCTCCACGGCGGCCAGGCGTACAAGGACCTGGTGCAGGCTTCGTGCGCGCTGCATCACCTCCTCGGCGACATCCATGGCCTTGTCAGCCACAGGAACTGTGAACAGGAAACCGTTGAAACCCGGGTTGGAAGGACGATTGAGGTCATGCGCAACAATCTCGGGATGCAGGTCAGCATTCAGGAGCTGGCTGCGGTTGCCAGGATGTCGCATGCGTACTACGCGATGCAGTTCCGGCGTCAGACCGGCGAAAGCCCGCGCAGCTTCATCAACAGGCTGAAGGTTGAGAAAGCCTGCGAGTACCTTCGCACAAGCAACGCGAAGATCGAAACGATCGCCCATCTTCTCGGATGTGACGATCCCTTTTACTTCTGCCGCCTCTTCAAGCGGCGGACCGGAACAACTCCCTCGGCCTATCGCCAGAATTCCGGGAAGAGTCCGACACTGGCGCTTCCTGACAGAAACGATCAGCGGGCGTCCGCTCAGAACGTTTCCCAGTCCCGCCATGCGCGCTAGTCCCTGGTTCCTGTCCCGGCCCGCATTTTCCCGATGTGCGCTGCTTGTCTGGGCCTTGTGCCGCGTGCTGACACCGGACGCTTCGGCAGCCCGGCCCAATGTCCTTTTCATCGCGGTGGATGATCTTCGCCCCGAGCTGAGGTGCTATGGCGCTGAGTATGTCAAATCTCCGAACATTGATCGCCTTGCCGCCCGGGGAATACTGTTCGAGCGGGCGTACTGCCAGTACGCCATCTGCGGACCCAGCCGCGCGAGTCTGCTCACGGGATTGCGGCCGGACACGCTGAAGATCGAGGATATCGACACCTATTTCCGCAATACGGTGCCCGATGTCGTGACGCTGCCGCAGCACTTCAAGGCCAATGGCTACACTGCCGTCTATTACGGCAAGGTCTTTCATGCGCGTCAGGAGGATCAGGCCAGGTCCTGGAATCAACGACCGGCGGGCACCGAGCCGGTCCACGATGCCGGCGGCGAGTACCAGCTTCCCGAAAATCGTGCACTGGTCCGGGAGCGACGCGAGGCGGCGTTGAAGCAGTTTGGATCGACCGGCATCGACGGGCTCGCCTCAGGTCCGGCATGGGAGGCTGCTGATCGTCCCGACAGCGATTATGGCGACGGACGAACCACGGACGCCGCCCTGCTGGCCATGAAGAAGCTGAGCGACGCCGGCAAACCCTTCTTTCTGGCCGTGGGCTACCGCAAGCCCCATCTGCCCTTCATTGCGCCAAAGCGGTATTTTGACCTATACGACGCGGCGCGCATGCCGCTCGCATCCCCCGCGCACCCGCCGGAGGGGGCGCCCGGGGTGGCATTGCATCAGTCATTCGAGCTCCGAACACGGTCGAACATTCCAAGCAACGGGCCAATCAGCGACGAACTTGCACGCGAGCTCCGCCG
Above is a genomic segment from Opitutaceae bacterium containing:
- a CDS encoding sulfatase, which codes for MRASPWFLSRPAFSRCALLVWALCRVLTPDASAARPNVLFIAVDDLRPELRCYGAEYVKSPNIDRLAARGILFERAYCQYAICGPSRASLLTGLRPDTLKIEDIDTYFRNTVPDVVTLPQHFKANGYTAVYYGKVFHARQEDQARSWNQRPAGTEPVHDAGGEYQLPENRALVRERREAALKQFGSTGIDGLASGPAWEAADRPDSDYGDGRTTDAALLAMKKLSDAGKPFFLAVGYRKPHLPFIAPKRYFDLYDAARMPLASPAHPPEGAPGVALHQSFELRTRSNIPSNGPISDELARELRRAYAACTSFVDAQVGRLLSRLDELGLAGNTIIVFWGDHGWHLGEQGMWGKATDYEAATRAPLIVAAPGAEGNGRKSPALVEFVDVYPTLCELAGLPIPASLEGTSFAPLLNAPARSWKKAAFSQFPAPALREWAARPLSTGMRRTFFGPLISAVETQLRHEYGARHDQAAFDHDVMGYTMRTDRYRFTVWVDRRQPTGEPYSIELYDHRVDPGETRNITAAPENAALAADLRAQWLQGWRMAGPERP
- a CDS encoding AraC family transcriptional regulator, whose translation is MSLQMYMPDENTRVFNFNGRKLVSILGRDSFPGERFLKLETKAIEYASRQPLTSALLPCRLGYYPNARGQKVSRPDGDWAFTLLYCLDGAGDLQLRDARYRLTRGMIALLRPFEFHSYEADATNPWSYYWIHFNGSMAQQYYDLLCASGRRCCLSLEPGVSFVQTFEKILGILHGGQAYKDLVQASCALHHLLGDIHGLVSHRNCEQETVETRVGRTIEVMRNNLGMQVSIQELAAVARMSHAYYAMQFRRQTGESPRSFINRLKVEKACEYLRTSNAKIETIAHLLGCDDPFYFCRLFKRRTGTTPSAYRQNSGKSPTLALPDRNDQRASAQNVSQSRHAR